From Shewanella psychrophila, a single genomic window includes:
- a CDS encoding M17 family metallopeptidase encodes MAQVNFVDVLDDNAIFEGSGWDALVVVTTDISKSGFDEVTLLAEHGAKVDKRVGLSPTLLFAPGLAGGRLIISPVKNSQDDFEDVRIFADAARSGIKLAKDAGAIRPLLVVAINREERYQFSTQVAALACGQELWRALERREASGDTPAFEAIGLFNSTQASQSLNAIEAGRNLARDLCGTEPERMSAPAFADYCVAAYQDSGLTMCVVEDRDVLERDYPLLSAVGRSSFAVSRHQPRVVKLEYVGEGEIEHTYFYAGKGVIYDTGGADIKVAGGMAGMSRDKGGAAAVAGLMKTLSMLKPKGIRVVAELGLVRNSIGSEAFVTDEIITSHAGVRVRIGNTDAEGRLVLADLLSHLRIKAEKSVKPELFSVATLTGHVVRCFGGYTATVENAVAKQAGVAANMAHLGQVWGEPIEQSVLRREDFAKIVDPSGAADILSSNNGPSSVTARGHQYPAAFLLEASGLSAHGLHSNKPMAFTHVDIAGSATEGHPLYGSPTATPLVGLYKYMTLISK; translated from the coding sequence ATGGCTCAGGTTAATTTTGTTGATGTACTCGATGATAATGCAATCTTCGAAGGCAGTGGTTGGGATGCTTTAGTTGTGGTGACTACCGATATCAGTAAATCTGGTTTCGATGAGGTGACCTTGCTGGCGGAGCACGGTGCTAAGGTCGACAAGCGCGTAGGTCTATCGCCGACCCTGTTGTTTGCCCCAGGACTCGCTGGTGGCCGCTTGATTATCTCACCGGTGAAAAACAGCCAAGATGATTTTGAAGATGTGCGTATCTTTGCCGATGCGGCCAGGTCTGGAATTAAATTGGCCAAAGATGCCGGTGCTATTCGTCCTTTGTTAGTTGTGGCAATAAACCGTGAGGAGCGTTATCAATTTTCGACTCAAGTTGCCGCATTAGCATGTGGACAGGAGCTATGGCGAGCACTTGAGCGACGTGAAGCCAGTGGCGATACGCCAGCATTCGAGGCTATTGGTCTGTTTAATTCTACTCAAGCTAGTCAGAGCCTGAACGCCATAGAAGCCGGTAGAAATCTAGCCAGAGATCTGTGTGGCACAGAGCCTGAGCGTATGTCGGCGCCAGCTTTTGCCGATTACTGTGTTGCCGCCTATCAAGATTCCGGCTTGACGATGTGTGTGGTAGAAGACAGAGATGTATTGGAGCGGGATTATCCTCTGCTCAGTGCGGTAGGCCGTTCTTCATTTGCGGTTTCAAGGCATCAGCCCCGTGTAGTAAAGCTTGAGTATGTCGGCGAAGGTGAGATAGAGCATACTTACTTCTATGCGGGAAAAGGCGTTATCTATGATACCGGCGGCGCCGATATCAAGGTAGCTGGTGGCATGGCAGGTATGAGCCGAGACAAAGGTGGGGCGGCGGCAGTTGCTGGCCTGATGAAGACACTATCTATGCTTAAGCCTAAGGGGATTCGTGTCGTTGCCGAGCTTGGCTTAGTGCGTAACAGCATAGGCAGTGAAGCCTTCGTTACTGATGAAATCATCACCAGCCATGCCGGCGTTCGAGTCAGAATTGGCAATACCGATGCGGAAGGCCGACTCGTGCTGGCGGACTTGCTTTCTCATTTGCGAATTAAAGCTGAAAAATCTGTTAAGCCTGAGCTATTTTCGGTGGCGACATTAACCGGCCATGTGGTGCGTTGTTTCGGCGGATATACCGCTACCGTGGAAAATGCTGTGGCGAAGCAGGCGGGTGTGGCTGCCAATATGGCTCATTTAGGTCAGGTTTGGGGTGAGCCTATCGAGCAGTCAGTGCTGCGCCGCGAAGATTTTGCCAAGATAGTTGACCCATCAGGCGCGGCGGATATTCTCTCATCCAATAATGGACCATCATCGGTAACGGCTCGAGGTCATCAGTATCCGGCAGCGTTTCTGTTAGAAGCATCCGGCTTGAGTGCCCATGGCCTTCATTCTAATAAGCCTATGGCGTTCACTCATGTGGATATCGCTGGCAGTGCCACCGAAGGCCATCCGCTTTACGGCAGCCCGACGGCCACCCCACTGGTCGGCTTATATAAGTACATGACTCTTATAAGTAAGTGA
- a CDS encoding NCS2 family permease, translating to MLEKLFKLKENHTSLKQEAVAGLTTFLTMAYIIFVNPMMLADAGMDHGAVFVATCLAAAIGCLVMGIVANYPIALAPGMGLNAFFTYTVVGEMGYTWETALGAVFLSGICFLVLSLVRIREWIVNSIPMSLRLGIAAGIGLFLALIGLKSAGIVVASPVTLVTMGDITAFPAVMAAVGFFLIIAMVQRGMKSAVVVSILSITLLGLVFGDVQYTGVVSMPPSIMPTFMKMDLASVLEISMISVVFAFLFVDLFDTSGTLVAVAQRGGFLDDKGRLPRLKRALTADSTATIAGAMLGTSTTTSYIESTAGVSAGGRTGLTAVVVGLLFLLSLFISPLASMVPAYATAGTLFYVAILMMSGLVHVEWEDLTEAAPVVVVCILMPLTFSIATGIAMGFISYAVIKLMSGRYKDLSVGVVVLAVLFIAKFIYG from the coding sequence ATGTTAGAAAAACTATTTAAACTCAAAGAGAACCATACATCGTTGAAGCAGGAGGCGGTGGCTGGGTTAACCACATTTCTAACTATGGCATACATCATTTTCGTTAACCCTATGATGCTTGCTGATGCAGGCATGGATCATGGCGCCGTGTTTGTGGCAACCTGTCTGGCTGCGGCTATTGGCTGTTTGGTCATGGGAATTGTGGCTAATTATCCAATTGCCTTAGCACCAGGCATGGGCCTCAATGCTTTTTTCACTTATACCGTGGTTGGCGAGATGGGTTACACCTGGGAGACGGCGCTTGGGGCTGTATTCTTATCAGGAATTTGTTTTCTGGTTCTTTCTTTGGTGAGAATAAGAGAGTGGATCGTTAACAGCATTCCCATGTCCTTGAGGCTTGGGATCGCCGCGGGTATTGGCTTATTCCTCGCGCTGATTGGCTTGAAGAGCGCAGGGATAGTGGTAGCGAGTCCTGTGACTCTGGTGACTATGGGAGATATCACCGCATTTCCTGCCGTTATGGCGGCAGTGGGATTTTTCTTGATAATTGCCATGGTGCAACGGGGCATGAAATCGGCAGTGGTGGTGAGCATTCTTTCTATTACCCTGCTTGGCTTGGTGTTTGGTGATGTACAATATACTGGGGTAGTTTCTATGCCTCCTTCTATCATGCCGACTTTTATGAAGATGGATCTGGCCAGTGTGTTGGAGATCAGCATGATATCGGTCGTATTCGCCTTCTTATTTGTCGACTTATTTGACACCTCTGGCACCTTAGTCGCCGTGGCTCAGCGTGGCGGATTTCTGGATGATAAGGGGCGCCTGCCCAGGCTGAAACGCGCATTAACTGCCGATAGTACAGCGACTATTGCTGGCGCTATGTTGGGCACCTCGACGACCACAAGTTATATTGAGTCTACTGCCGGGGTCAGTGCAGGTGGCCGAACTGGGTTAACTGCTGTGGTGGTTGGACTCCTTTTCTTACTCTCGTTATTCATTTCGCCACTTGCCAGCATGGTACCTGCCTACGCTACAGCAGGTACGCTGTTCTATGTGGCAATTTTGATGATGTCAGGTCTGGTTCATGTTGAGTGGGAAGACTTGACTGAAGCGGCACCAGTAGTTGTTGTGTGTATCTTGATGCCACTGACATTTTCAATTGCTACCGGGATCGCCATGGGCTTTATATCTTATGCGGTGATCAAGTTGATGAGCGGCCGTTATAAAGATCTGAGTGTCGGTGTGGTGGTGTTGGCCGTACTCTTTATTGCTAAGTTTATCTACGGTTAA